GCCCGGCATCCACGGTGAGCACCAGCTTGCGTCGCGGCTCCAGGTGGCGCAGGCGCAGCTCCATCAGATTGTCGGCCAGTTCCCAGGCGCCGTCGACCTTGCCCGCCTTGCTGTCGACCAGGTGCAGGCGCTCGGCGAAGGCCTGTTCGGGCTCCAGCGGCACCGAGAAGCTCACCGACAGAGCACTGGCGCCGTCCAGCTGGACCTCGGAGACATCCACCACACTCAGCTCGTGACCGGCATAGCGCGCGGCCAGGGCCTTGCGGTCGACCCGGGGCGGCGCCGGAGGCGCGCTGCTGGCCGGTGCCGACGCCGGCGTGGCGCTGACCTGGGCCGGCTCGGTGGCGGAATCACAGGCGCCGAGCAGGCTGAGGATAAGTGCCAGAAGCAATCCTTTGTTCGGCATCGCGGGCTCCAACTAGGGCGGGTGCTGGGCCGCACACTATAGCCGAGCGTGCCGCGCAGCGACGAGCGCGGACGGAGCAAAGCCGCGAGCGACGCACCGCCGGCGACGCCTTCGCCCTCGGGATTCCGCTACGGCCAGGCTCCCGGCCTATAATCGGCCATTTGCCGGAGCCACCATGTCCACACTGCTCGCAGCCTGGCAGCACCGCCCGAGCCACAGACGGGTCTGGGCCCTGGCGGCACCGATGATTCTCTCCAACCTGTCCGTGCCCCTGGTGGCGCTGGTCGACAGCGCGGTGGTCGGCCACCTGCCCCACGCCCACCAGCTGGCGGCGGTGGCGGTCGGCGCCAGCCTGTACACCCTGCTGGCCTGGACCGTGGGTTTCCTGCGCATGGGCACCACCGGCTTCGCCGCCCAGGCGGCCGGCCGCGAGGACGGCGGCGCCCTGCGCCAGGTGCTGTGCCAGGGCCTGCTGCTGGCAGGCTCCCTGGCGCTGCTGTTGATGCTCCTGGCGCTGCCGTTCAGCGGTCTGGCCCTGTCCCTGATGCAACCCTCGGCGGCGCTCGATGGACTGGCCCGCAGCTACCTGCACATCCGCCTGCTCGGCCTGCCCGCGGCCCTGGCCAGTTACGCCCTGATCGGCTGGCTGCTCGGCACCCAGAACGCCCGCGGGCCGCTGGCCATTCTGCTGACCACCAACCTGCTCAACGTGGCCCTCGACCTGCTGTTCGTGCTCGGCCTGCAATGGGGCGTGGCCGGCGCCGCCTGGGCCTCGGTGCTGGCCGAATGGAGCGGCGCGCTGCTCGGCCTGTACCTGGCGCGCCGCGCCCTGAGCGCCTATGTCGGGCGTATCGACTGGCCGCTGCTGCGCCGCTGGGCCAGCTGGCGCCCGCTGCTGGCGGTCAACCGCGACATCTTCATCCGCAGCCTGGCGTTGCAATCGGTGTTCTTCCTGGTCACGGTGCAGGGCACCCGCCTGGGCGACGCCACCGTGGCGGCCAACGCCCTGCTGCTCAACGGCCTGCTGCTCACCGCCCACGCCCTGGACGGCCTGGCCCATGCGGTCGAGGCGCTGTGCGGCCACGCCCTCGGCGCCCGCGACCGCCTGGCCCTGCGTCGCAGCCTGATCGTCGCCGCCGGCTGGTCGCTGCTGGCCAGCCTCGGCTTCGCCCTGTTCTTCGCCCTCGTGGGACACTGGTTCATCGCACTGCAGACCGACATCGCCGTGGTCCGCGCCACCGCTTTCGTGTACCTGCCCTACCTGGCCCTGCTGCCGCTGATCGCGGTGTCGAGCTACCTGCTCGACGGCCTGTTCATCGGCGCCACCCGGGCGCGGGAGATGCGCGACGCGATGCTCCTGGCGCTGCTGCCCAGCCTGGCGCTGGGCTGGCTATTGCGACCCCTGGGCAATCACGGGTTGTGGCTGGCCTTTCTGGCCTTCATGCTACTGCGGAGCCTCAGTCTGGGTGGCTATGCGTATCGCCTGACCCGCCGCGACGCGTGGTTCGGCGCCCCCGGGCCGGCCCGCCCTCGTCCAACCGACTGCCCCACCGAGTAAGGAAACTCCCATGGCCGAAGCCATTGCCGCCTACCTGCACTACCTGTCGATCTTTGTCCTGTTCGCCCTGCTCACCCTCGAGCACCAACTGTTCAAGCTGCCCCTGGACCTGCCCCGGGCGCGCAGCCTGGTGCGCCTCGACGCCGCCTATGGCATGAGCGCGGTGCTGGTGCTGCTCACCGGCGGCGCCCGGGTCTTCTGGTTCGCCAAGGGCCTGGACTACTACCTGCACAACGGCCTGTTTCACGCCAAGCTCACGCTGTTCATCCTGGTCGGCCTGCTGTCGATCGTGCCGACCCTGGTGTTCCTCGGCTGGCGCAAGCCCCTGAAGGCCGGCCAACTGCCCGAGGTCAGCCCGAGCCAGGCCAGACGGGTGACCCTGGTCGTCCGCCTGGAACTGCTCCTGCTGCTGCTGATTCCGCTGCTGGCGAGCCTGATGGCCCGCGGCTTCGGCTTCTTCGGCTGATCCCGCGGAAACGAAAAAGCCCGGCCAAGGCCGGGCTTTTTCATGCAGCCAAGGAGGCTCAGGACGCCAGGTAGGACGAGCGGGTCAGGCCCAGACGCAGGGCGTCGAGGAACTGGGTGCGCTCGCGGGCGCTGATCTTGGCGCTGGCCACCTTGTCGCGGTAGTGGGTCATCAGCTCCTCCGGCGACAGGTGCACGTAGCGCAGCATGTCCTCGATGGTGTCGTGGGTCTCGATGCCGGCGCTGTACACGCTGCCGTCCTGGTTCTGGTAGATGTTCACCGAGTCGGTGTCACCGAACAGGTTGTGCATGTCGCCGAGGATTTCCTGGTAGGCGCCGACCAGGAAGATGCCCAGCAGGTAGTCCTCGCCCTCGCGCAGGGCATGCACCGGCAGGCTGGTCTCGATGCTCTGCTCGTCGACGTACTGCTTGATCTTGCCGTCCGAATCGCAGGTCAGGTCCTGCAGCACGGCGCGACGCAGCGGCTCCTCGTCCAGGCGGTTGAGCGGCAGGATCGGCAGCACCTGGTCGATGGCCCAGGTGTCCGGCAGACTCTGGAACACCGAGAAGTTGCAGATGTACTTGTCGGCCAGCTTGTCGTTGAGCTCGTCGAGCACCTGGCGATGGGAGCGCTGGCGCGCCTTCAGCGAGTCGTACAGGCGCCGGCACACGGCGAAGTAGCACTGCTCGGCCAGGGCCTTCTCGCGCAGCCCGACCTTGCCCTCGGCGTACTGGGCGGCCACGTCGCTGATGTAGTGGGTGGCGCGCCAGTAGGTCTCGGTGACCATCTCGATGTCGGTGGGGCCGAGCAGCTCGACCAGGTACTGCACGGTCTCCGGCAGGCTGGCCTTGTCCTCGATCACCGGCACTTCGTCGTTGTGCTTCTCCACGTCGGTGACCTGCACGATCAGCACGGCGTGATGCGCGGTCAGGGAGCGGCCGCTCTCGGAGAAGATCCGCGGGTGCGGCAGCTCCTGGGCGTCGCAGAACTCCTTGAGCATGCCCACCACCACGCCGGCGTAGTCGTCCATGTCGTAGTTGATCGAGCTGGCGTTGCGCGAGTGGGTGCCGTCGTAGTCGACCCCCAGGCCGCCGCCGACGTCGACGTGATCGACCGGCAGGCCGAGGCCGCGCAGCTCGCCGTAGTAGCGGATGGCCTCGCGGAAGCCGTGCTGGTAGTCGGCCAGGTTGGCGATCTGCGAGCCCATGTGGAAGTGCAGCAGGCGAATGCCCTGGTCCAGCCCCGCCCCGCGGAAGCGCTCGACCACCGACAGCAGCTGCGCCGCGGACAGGCCGAACTTGGACTTCTCGCCGCCGGTGTCGGCCCACTTGCTCGAGGCCAGGGACGACAGGCGCACGCGCAGGCCGATCTGCGGGGCGACCTTGAGCTCGGCCGCCTCCTCGATCACCAGCTGCACCTCGGACTCCTTCTCGATGACGATGAACACGCTGTGGCCGAGCTTCTGGCCGATCAGCGCCAGGCGGATGAACTCGCGGTCCTTGTAACCGTTGCAGACGATGGTGCCGCCCTTCGGCGCCAGGGCCAGCACGGCCAGCAGCTCCGGCTTGGAGCCGGCCTCCAGGCCGATGGAGACGTTCTGCGTGGCGATGATGTTCTCCACCACCGCCTCCTGCTGGTTGACCTTGATCGGGTACAGGGCGGTGTACTGGTTCTCGTAGCCGAGCCGCGCGATGTTGGCGTCGAAGGCGCCGGTCAGACCGCGCACCCGATCCTGCAGGATGTCCGGGAAGCGCACCAGCAGCGGCAGGCTCAGGCCGCTCTCGCGCAGCTCCTCGACCTGGGCGAACAGGTCGATCGGCGTGCTGTCCGGGCCATTGGGACGCACTTCGACGCGGCCGCTGTCATTGATCGCGAAATACCCCGCGCCCCAATGACGAATGCCGTAGACGCTGCGGCTGTCCGCGACTGTCCACTGGCTACCGTCATCTTTGCGTGTGCGTCGTGCAGACATCGAGTTCTCCCTTGCTAGAGATAGAGGCCCGGGGGTCAACCCGGGCAACAGCGGATTAGAGTGAGTGAATGAACCCAGCTCGGCAGTCGACCATCGACTTGCCGAGGAAGTTTAGAAGACTTGGGGAAATAGCCCGGCTAGCCGCCGGACTTCTTCGCCTTGAAGCCGCGTTTGAGCAGTTCGTCGAGGAGCAGCTGGACGTGATCGCCCTGGATCTCGATCACCCCGTCTTTCAGTGCGCCACCGCAGCCGCAGCGCTTCTTCAGCGCGCTGGCCAGTTCCCTGAGCGGCTCTTCGGCCAGGGGCACGCCGCTGACGGTGGTGACCGTCTTGCCGCCACGGCCCTTGGTTTCGCGGCGCACGCGCGCCACGCCGTCGCCGGCGGGAATCTGGGTCTTGCTGCAGATGCAGGCGTCCACCGGTTGACTGCAGTCGGGGCAGTGCCGACCGCTGTCGGTGGAATACACCAGGCCGCCGAGGGCGGACAATGACGAAGCTTTCTTGACCACCGGCTTGTCCTCGTAGGGGTCAGGATAGCGACTGGCTGATGGGGATCAGCCGCGAAGCCCCACTCTGGCAGGGGCAGCGCAGCCGAGCTGGACGGCTCGGGCTATAGAGGGCGCGCAGTGTAAAGGCAAACTCCGGCGATGCTAAGTACAAATTTGCGCCATACCCCGACAGATTGGCGACCCCGTCCAACATAGCGCACGCCGCTGCGCCGCGATGTTGCACATATCCGTGCACGGGCCACCGAGGTCGACCGTTTCAGGCGGCCAGGTAGCGCCGCAGCGCCTCCAGCGAGTCCGGGCAGTAGGGCTTTTCGTTGGTCTCGGCCAGCGCCTGCTGCGGCGCGATGAAGTGCGCTTCCAGCACCTCCTCCGGCTGCAGCACCAAGGGCGCGTCGGAGACTGCCGAGAACACCGCGCACCACAGGCGATTGCCCGCCTGGTCGAAGAAGAAACGCTCGTGCTCGCGCAACTCGACCCCGGCGATACCCAGCTCCTCCGCCAGCTCCCGGGTCGCGGACTCGGCATAGCTTTCCCCGGCCAGCACCATGCCGCCGGCGGCCACGTCCCAGTAACCGGGGTACAGCGCCTTGCTCAGGGTGCGCCGGTGCACGCACAGCTGGCCGGCCGAGTTGAACAGCAGGATGAAGGTGCCGCGGCCGATCAGGCCGCGCCGGCTCAGCTCGGCACGCGGCAGGCTGCCGAGCAGCCGGTCGTGTTCGTCGACCCAGGCCACCCGCTCGGCGTCGGAGGCGGCCCGGTGGGCCGCCTCGGCCGCGGATAGCGCATCCATCAGCCCTGGCTCAGCAGGGTACGCAGGTCGATGATCGCCGCATTGGCCCGCGAGATGTAGTTGGCCATCACCAGTGAGTGGTTGGCCAGCAGGCCGTAGCCGCTGCCGTTGAGGATCATCGGGCTCCACAGGGTTTCCTGGGCGGCCTCCAGCTCGCGGATGATCTGCCGCACGCTGATGGTGGCGTTCTTCTTCGCCAGCACATCGGCGAAGTCCACCTCGATGGCGCGCAACAGGTGCGAAAGCGCCCAGGCCTGACCACGGGCTTCATAGAACACGTTGTCGATCTGCATCCACGGCGTCTCGTAGATGCCCTCGGCGATGCCGCCGGTGCCCTCATCGGTCAGTGCCGGGTCCGGCAGGTCGGTGTTCAGACGCACCTGACCGACGCTGGCGGACAGGCGCTGCGACAGCGAGCCGAGGCGGGTGGCGGCGTCGCCCAGCCAGTTGTTCAGGTTGTCGGCGCGGGTGAAGAACTGCGCGCCGGGCTGGCTCGGGTCGGCCAGGCGGGCCAGGTAGCGGTCCAGCAGCTTGATGCCGTCGCGATACTCCGACTCGGACGCCGGCAGCGCCCAGCTCTTGTTGTCGAAGTTGAAACGCGGCTCGGCCTTGGCCAGGTCGACGTCCTCGGTGGACTGCGACTGCGAGCGGGAGAAGTCCTTGCGCAGCGCCCGCGACAGATCGCGCACCTGCACCAGCACGCCATATTCCCAGCTCGGCATGTTGTCCAGCCACAGGCCGGGCGGCGCCAGGTCGTTGGCCAGGTAGCCGCCGGGCTTGTCCAGCAGGGTGCTGGCGACCTCCTTGAGGGTTTCCACCGTGGTGTAGCCATTGACCATCGGCCGCTCGGCTTTCTGCGCCGCGGCCTGGGCCTGCAGCTGCACCGGGAACAGTTCGGGCTCCTGGCTCCAGTACCAGCCGACCACCACGGCCAGCAGCAGGTAGAGGCCGATCAGGCTGCCCAGCACCCGGCCGAGCCAGCCGCCCCCAGATTTGTCGCGTGCGCTCTCGCCCGAATCTTCGAGGCTGTCGCGCACACCAGCAGCGCCCTTCTTCCAGTCCAGCATGGCAAAGTCCTTCATCTACGGCATTCGGTTGTCCGACCACAATCCCCGAAGGAGGTTGCGCGGCGGTCTTGCACTATAAGGGAAGCATAGGCCGCTGCGCAGCGCCGACCGGCAAACTTAATCCCCAGGCCACGACGCCTCGGTCGGCGAGATGGTGGGCTGCCGATACGGGACCGGCGGCACTGTTTTGCCCCGCGGGCGCTGCTAGCATAGCGCCAGCACGCGGAGCGCCGCGCGCGCCCACTCGTCAGTAGACCCCGGCCATGACCGACCACATCGACCCCAGCTCCGACCGCCTCAAGCAGCACTTCGCCCAGCGCGTGATCAACCAGGCCCGCCAGGTGCTGGAGGTCTGGCAACGCCTGCAGCGTCTCGACTGGAACGAGGCGCGCATGCTCGAACTGCGCGAGGCCGCCCAATTGCTGCAGCGCTATGCCGAGCGCTTCGAACAGGCCGAGCACCGCCAGCTGGCCGAGGGCATCGGCCATTGCATGCAGGCGGTGGCCGACAACCGCGGGCGCCTCAGCAGTGGCGTGATCAGCGAACTCAACCTGCTGATGCAGCGCCTGGCGCGCACCGGCCTGCGCCACGGCGACCGCTTCGAGCAGACCGTCCTGCCGCCGCTGCGCAAACCGGTGTACCTGGCCCTGCAGCATCTGGAGCGCGCCGAGCGCCTGGCCCAGCAGCTGGAATTCTTCGGCATGACCGCGCAACCGCTGGACAGCGCCAACGCCTTTCGCGCGGCGATGCTCGAGCGCCATCCGGCGGCCATCCTCATGGAAGTGGATTTCTCCGGCCCGGGCTGCGGCCTGCAGCTGGCCCAATCGGTGCAACAGGGACTGGAGCAGAAGATCCCTCTGCTGTTCTACAGCCACGACGACACCGACACCCCGACCCGCCTGGCGGCGGTAAGAGCCGGCGGCCAGGAGTTCTTCACCGGCACCCTGGACGCCTCCACCCTGCTCGAGCGCATCGAGGTGCTCACCCATGTGGCCCAGTACGACCCCTACCGGGTGCTGATCATCGACGACTCGCGGGCCCAGGCCACGCACACCGAGCGGGTGCTGAACGGTGCCGGCATCGTCACCCGCACCCTGACCGAGCCAATCCAGGCGATGGCCGAGCTGGCCGAGTTCCAGCCCGACCTGATCATCCTCGACATGTACATGCCGAACTGCACCGGCACCGAATTAGCCAAGGTGATCCGCCACAACGAGCGCTATGTCAGCGTGCCGATCATCTACCTGTCCGCCGAGGACGACCTGGACAAACAACTCGACGCCATGAGCGAGGGCGGCGACGACTTCCTGACCAAGCCGATCAAGCCGCGCCACCTGATCGCCACGGTGCGCAATCGCGCCGCCCGTGCACGCAACCTCAAGGCGCGCATGGTGCGCGACAGCCTGACCGGCCTGTACAACCACACCCACACCCTGCAGCTGCTGGAAGACGCCCGCTACCGCGCCCAGCGCGACGGCCAGCCGCTGAGCTTCGCCATGCTGGATATCGACTTCTTCAAGAAGGTCAACGACACCTATGGCCACCCCATGGGAGACCGGGTGATCAAGAGCCTGGCGCTGTTCCTCAAGCAGCGCCTGCGCAAGAGCGACCATATCGGCCGCTACGGCGGCGAGGAGTTCGCCGTGGTCATGCCCGGCACCGACGCCCAGACCGCGCGCCAGGTGCTCGACGGGATTCGCCGGCGCTTCGCCGAGATCCGCTACCCGGCGCACCCCCAGGACCTGTCCTGCACCTTCAGCGCCGGCATCGCCGAACTGCGTGGCGACCTCGACAGCAAGCGCCTGTCCCAGCAGGCCGACGAGGCGCTGTACCGGGCCAAGCACGGCGGGCGCAATCGGGTGGAGCTGTTCGGCGACTGAGGTCAACCCAGAAAAAACTGTGAAGCCCTCCACGCTGTCACGCTAACGTCATCAAAACGCAATAAGTTCATAGACTTAGCGGTCACCCCGTGACGGGGTGATCTACACCGTCTCATGTCGGTCGAGTTCTATGCGCCTGAAATCCCTCACCAACCTCAACACCCTGCTGCTGGTCGCCGTGTGCATCGCCCTGGGCGCCACGCTCTGGTGGTCGCAACGCGCCCTGGAGCGCCCCTACCAGTTGATGGAGCGCTACCTGAGTCTGTCGCAGCAGTTCCAGCAGCAGGTCGCGCGCAACACCCTCGACTACCTCGACAGCGGCGACGCCCTGCGTCACAGCAGTGCCCTGCAGGCCATCGACGACCTGGCTCCGGCCCTCGCCGCCCTGCCCGCGCAATTGGCCGAAGGCCTGCGTCAGAGCCTCGCCGAACTGCGCGAGTTCGGCGCCGGAGAGCTGCTCGCCGCCGGCAAGCTGGCCGGCGACCCCCAGGGCCTGCTGATCCAGGCCGAACGGGAAATGGCCGGCGCCCTGGAGCAACTGGCGCAGTATGCCGACAGCGCCGATGCAGGTGCCGCCCAGGCCTACCGTCGCCCGCTGTTCGACGCGGCCCAGCACTTAGGCCGCCTGGCCCAGGCCCGCAACAAGCTGGTGAGCAGCGGCCGCGGCGAACTGCTCGACGACGTCGAGCGCGAATTGACTGCGCTGACCCGCCAGACCGAGGCGCTCGACGCGCTGCCGCTGCTGGGCGTCGCCGAGAACAGCCAGTCGGCCAGCGACGGTTTCGCCGCCCTGCTCGGCCTGGACACCGACAACGACAGCAGCCAGGCGGAGGACCGGGGCATCGCCCTCAAGCGCGACCTGGCCGGCCTGCTCGGTCGCTACCCGGCCGAGCTCAAGCGCACCCAGGCCCTGGTCGAGCGACGCGGCCAGCTGCTCGAATCCACCCGGCAACGACTGGATACCGTGCAGCAGGCCCTGGGCGCCCTGGAGCCGCTGGTGCGCGCCGAGCACGGGCGGATCCAGGCCGAGGTACGCCTGATCCAGGGCTTGATGATCGGTCTGATCCTGCTCATCGCCCTGACCATCGACCGCATCCAGCGCCGCCTGACCCGGCTGCTCGAGCGACTGGTGCCGGCGCTGTCGGCCTGGGCCGAGGGCGACTTCGGCGGGGACATCCAGCTGGACACCCGCACCCGCGAACTGTGCGACATCGAGGCCTCGCTGAATCGCCTGCGCGCCTACCTGGTCGAGCTGGTCGGCACCATCCGCGAGCACGCCGAGCAGGTCGCCGGCTCCAGCCGCACCCTGGCCGACCTCAGCGGCGGCCTGCACGCCGGAGCCGAGCGCCAGGCCGGCGACACCGGGCAGATCCGCGACGCCCTCGGCGAGCTGGAGACCACCATTCAGCAGGTCGCCGGCGACGCCAGCCAGGCCGCCGCCGCCAGCCGCGATGCCGACCGCGCCCTGGGCCAGGGTCAGCAGGTCATCGGCCAGAGCCTGAGCGGTCTGCACGCGCTGGTCGGCGAAGTGCAGGGCAACGCCCAGGCGATCGAGCGCCTGGCAACGGAAACCGCGACCATCGGTGACGTGCTGACGGTCATCCGCGGCGTCGCCGAACAGACCAACCTGCTGGCGCTCAACGCCGCCATCGAAGCGGCCCGGGCCGGTGAAGCCGGGCGCGGTTTCGCCGTGGTCGCCGACGAGGTGCGCTCGCTGTCGCAGCGCACCAGCAGCGCCACCGCGGAAATCCAGGAGCTGATCGGCCGCCTGCAACTCGCCGCGCGCCAGTCGGTGGACGCCATGCGCAGCCAGGTCGAGCACGCCGAAACCACCGCCAGCCAGGCCGAAGCCGCCGACGGCGCGCTGGACGAGATCGTCACGGCGATCCGCACCATCGCCAGCATGGCCGAGCGCATTGCCGCCGCCACCGCCCAGCAGAGCGGCGCCGTCAGCGAGATCCGTGGCCACAGCGAACGCATCCACCAGCTCGGCGGCGACAACCTGCGGCGCATCGGCGCCGGACGCGACCAGGGCGAGCAACTGCTGCGCCTGGGCGAGCAGCTGCACACCGCGGTGCAGGCGTTCCGCCTGTAATCGGCCAACCATCCGCGCCGCGGACACGACCGCTTACAGCCTGGACCCTGCCACCCGGCCGCGGCCTTGGTTATGATGCGGTCATTAGCCGATTACGAGACCTCCATGCGCCGCCTGTTCTGCCTGATCCTGCTGCTGTTCGCCCTGCCCGCCGGGGCCGGCCTGCTCGACAACCGCCCCGCCTCCGCCCCGCTGGGCACGGCGCTGAACAACAGCGCCGACTTTCTGCCGGTGCGCGAGGCGTTCAAGCTGAGCCTGGTCGACAGCTCGGCCGACTCGATCAGGCTGCGGTTCGTCGCCGCCGAGGGCTATTACCTCTACAAGCACCGCTTCAAGTTCACCACCGAGCCCGTCGATGTCGGCCTGGGCGAGGCCCGCCTGCCCGCCGGCGAGCCCAAGACCGACGAGTACTTCGGCGAAGTCGAGGTCTACTACGGCGTGCTGGATATCGAGTTGCCTCGCGACAAGCCCGGGCAGCGCCCGCTTAACCTGCAGGTCACCTACCAGGGCTGCGCCGACAAGGGCCTGTGCTATCCACCGGAAACCGAGGTGCTGGCGATCGACGGCGGCCTGAGCGCCGGCGGCGGCAGCCCTGTCACCCTGGGCGCGACCTGGGGCTGGACCGACCTGGCGCTGTTCTTCCTCGCCGGCCTGGGCCTGACCTTCACCCCCTGCGTGCTGCCGATGCTGCCGATCCTCTCCGGCGTGGTGCTGCGCGGACGCCCCAGCAACCGCCGCGGCCTGGTCCTGTCCCTTGCCTACGTGCTGCCCATGGCGGCCTGCTACGCGGCGCTCGGCGCGCTGATGGGGGTATTCGGCGCCAGCCTGAACCTTCAGGCCATGCTGCAATCGCCCTGGGTGCTGGTGCCCTTCGCCGCCTTCTTCGCCTTGTTCGCCCTGGCCATGTTCGGCCTGTTCGAACTGCGCCTGCCGGCCTTCATTCGCGAGCGCCTCGATCGCAAGGCGGCGCAGACTCGCGGCGGCACCGTGGCCGGCGCCGCCACCCTCGGCGTGCTGTCCAGCCTGATCGTCTCGCCCTGCGTGACCGCCCCGCTGACCGGCCTGCTGCTGTATATCAGCAGCACCGGCGACGCCGTCGGCGGCGGCCTGCAGCTGTTCGCCCTGGGCCTGGGCATGGGCGCACCGCTGGTGCTGATCGGCGCTGGCGGCGGCGCCCTGCTGCCCAAGAGCGGCGCCTGGATGGCCGGCGTGCGCAACCTGTTCGGCGTGATGCTGCTGGCCGTCTCGGTCTGGCTGCTCGAGCGGGTATTGCCCGGCCCCCTGTCGCTGGCCCTGTGGGGCCTGCTCGCCGGCGGCGCCGCGCTGTTCCTCGGCGCCCTGGAGCTCGGCCCGAAAACCCACCGGCAGAAGCTCAGCCAGCTGGCCGGCCTGGTGCTGCTGGTCTATGCCCTGGCCAGCTGGACCGGGGCCCTGCAGGGTCAGGACGACCCGCTGCGCCCCCTCGGTCGGCCGGCGCCCCTGGCGGGTACGCCGACCACCCAGTTCGGCGTCGAAGGCTGGCAGACGATCAGCAGCCCCGCCGAACTCGAGGCCGCCCTGGTCGCGGCCAAGACCACCGCCCAACCCTTGCTGCTCGACTGGTACGCCGACTGGTGCATCAGCTGCAAGGTCATCGAACGCGAGGTCCTCAGCGCACCGCAAGTGGGCAGCCAGTTGAGTGCGTTTCGCCTGGTGCGTTTCGACATGACCGACAGCACCCCGGCCCAGCGCGCCCTGCTCGACCGCTACCAGCTGTTCGGCCCGCCGGCGATCCTGCTGTTCGACCCCAGGGGCGAGGAATGGCTCGACCTGCGCGTGGTCGGCGAGGTGGATGCCACGTCCTTCGCCTCGCGCCTGACCCAGGCGCGCGAACGCCTTTAAGGTTCGCAGTCATATATCTGCCGCAAACTACTGACATCGTGTCGGCTATTGCCGACAACTGGACAGACCTGCGCCATCTCCGGCATAGTCGCGCGCAGCACCAGAGACCTTAGGAACACGACCATGGCCACCTTGCTGGTATTGCACGGCCCCAACCTGAACCTGCTGGGCAGCCGCGAGCCGGGCGTCTACGGCGCCACCACCCTGGAGCAGATCAACCTCGACCTGGAGCGCCGCGCCCGCGAGGCCGGCCATCACCTGCAGTACCTGCAGAGCAATGCCGAGTACGAGCTGATCGACCGCATTCACGCCGCAAAAGGCGAAGGTGTCGACTTTATCCTGATCAATCCCGCCGCTTTTACCCATACCAGCGTCGCATTACGTGACGCATTGCTGGCGGTGAGCATCCCATTCATCGAAGTGCACCTGTCCAACGTGCACAAACGTGAACCTTTCCGCCATCACTCCTACTTTTCCGACGTTGCGGTGGGAGTGATCTGCGGCCTTGGCGCCAGCGGTTACCGGCTGGCCCTGGAGGCCGCGCTTGAACAACTTGAACGGCCCTGACCTCACCTGGGAGTGGAGCAACTATGGATATTCGTAAA
The genomic region above belongs to Pseudomonas benzenivorans and contains:
- a CDS encoding protein-disulfide reductase DsbD, with translation MRRLFCLILLLFALPAGAGLLDNRPASAPLGTALNNSADFLPVREAFKLSLVDSSADSIRLRFVAAEGYYLYKHRFKFTTEPVDVGLGEARLPAGEPKTDEYFGEVEVYYGVLDIELPRDKPGQRPLNLQVTYQGCADKGLCYPPETEVLAIDGGLSAGGGSPVTLGATWGWTDLALFFLAGLGLTFTPCVLPMLPILSGVVLRGRPSNRRGLVLSLAYVLPMAACYAALGALMGVFGASLNLQAMLQSPWVLVPFAAFFALFALAMFGLFELRLPAFIRERLDRKAAQTRGGTVAGAATLGVLSSLIVSPCVTAPLTGLLLYISSTGDAVGGGLQLFALGLGMGAPLVLIGAGGGALLPKSGAWMAGVRNLFGVMLLAVSVWLLERVLPGPLSLALWGLLAGGAALFLGALELGPKTHRQKLSQLAGLVLLVYALASWTGALQGQDDPLRPLGRPAPLAGTPTTQFGVEGWQTISSPAELEAALVAAKTTAQPLLLDWYADWCISCKVIEREVLSAPQVGSQLSAFRLVRFDMTDSTPAQRALLDRYQLFGPPAILLFDPRGEEWLDLRVVGEVDATSFASRLTQARERL
- the aroQ gene encoding type II 3-dehydroquinate dehydratase, with the protein product MATLLVLHGPNLNLLGSREPGVYGATTLEQINLDLERRAREAGHHLQYLQSNAEYELIDRIHAAKGEGVDFILINPAAFTHTSVALRDALLAVSIPFIEVHLSNVHKREPFRHHSYFSDVAVGVICGLGASGYRLALEAALEQLERP